GAACGATACGCGTTCCCCTTGGCAATCGAAGCTATCCGATCTATATCGGTCCGCATGTCATTTCGTCCGTCGGGTCCCTGTTTAAACGACATCGCATGCCGAAGACGGCCGTCATTATTACCGACTCGCGCGTTGCAAAGCTCTATTTACGGCAGGTCGAGAGGGGCCTTACCTCATCGGGCTTCAGCGTTCGTTCTGTAGTGATTCCTCCCGGAGAGGCACAAAAAAGTTTACAACGAGCGGACGCGATTTATTCCAAGCTGCTTCGGTGGAAGGTTGAGCGCCAGTCGTCTGTCGTCGCGTTGGGGGGAGGGGTCGTCGGCGATCTCGCCGGTTTTGTCGCGTCGACGTATCAACGGGGCGTGCAACTCGTTCAGATGCCCACAACGCTTCTTGCCCAGGTCGATTCCTCCGTCGGAGGGAAGGTCGGAATCAACCACCCGCTCGGTAAAAATATGGTAGGCTCGTTCTATCAGCCGGCGTTTGTTGCCGCGGATATTTCCACGCTCGATACGCTTCCGACGCGAGAGATCGTCTGCGGCCTTGGCGAAGTGGTTAAATACGGCATGATCATGGATGAGAAATTCTTCTCATATGCCGTCAAGAATATTGACGCAGCGCTATCAAAAAATGAGCACGTCCTTGAGCATCTCGTCGCGGAATGCTGCCGCATGAAAGCGTATGTTGTCTCGCATGATGAACGGGAGAGGAACCTTCGTGCGATCCTGAATTTCGGCCACACGATCGGGCATGCGTTGGAGCATGCCGGAGGGTATCGGCTGCTCAAACACGGCGAGGCGGTTCTATTGGGGATGGTTGCCGAAACTTTTGCCGCACTTCAGCTTGGATGTATCACCCGCTCCGAGGCCGGGAAGATTGAAAGCGCTATCCTCTCCATTCCCCTGCCGCAGAAAGCGCGCATGAAATTCTCGGCGCCGTCACTCCTTGCTACAATGCGCGTCGACAAAAAGGTCTCCGATGGAAAAATTAGACTGGTGTTGCCGGAAAAGGTCGGGAAGGTAACGCTTCCCGTCGCCGTCGGCGAGAAAACGATCCTCGCTTCCCTTTCTTATCTCAGCGGATTCCTCACTTCCCTTGAGTGATTGCGGAGATGGCTCAGATTTGAACGCAGATCGAAGATGAAAAGCTGTGTTCTGTTACTCCATCCCCTTTGCAGTTAACTCCTCTAATTCCTTAACAAGCTGCGGCACAAACCCAAGATGCTCGGGCTTCATCAATGCGCTGCGCAAGACCGTCATCGTCTGTGTGTCGGCGCTGATGTGCGGATGGAGTTTTTTTGCCAGGCCGGAGCTGACATGGAGCAGAGCCAGATAGAGCGGATTTGATGGATGATGCATTGCATCCGAAAATATTTTTTCTGAAAGCTGAGAGATGCGGGAGGCGGCCGGCGATTCAGGATTGGGGAAATACGTGACGATATCCAGCTCCGGCTTCACAAATTCATTGAGCCGTTTGCTCGAGGCAATTTGTCTCGAAAATTCAAGAGCGCTTTTTCTCGTTTTGGTCAAAATGGCCCCCAGTCCGCTGTCGGGTAAAAGGGGAATGCATCGGAGCGTGAACCAAAGAGCCGCTGCCGCAGCCCCGGGGCGGGAACATTCGAGGCTGATCTCCCCGAGGTGTAAAGCATCCGACGTAAAATATGTGTACGGCGAATCATGTTTGTAGAACCTTCCGACCGACGGATCGCTGAATAAGATGCATCCGCAGCCGTACGGCTGCAGTCCGTGCTTGTGCGGGTCGACGACGATACTGTCGCATTCGAAAAGATGCAGGTACGGAGCCGCATTGACGAGCGGTGATTTTTGCCGAGCCAGGAGCATAAAGAACCCCCCATAGGCGGCGTCGGCATGGATGCGCACGTGATACCGGCGGCAGAGGGGGATTATTTGATCGAGAGGGTCGAGTGCACCGAGGGACGTTGTACCGATCGTAGCGACCACAGTTCCAACCTTCCCGGTTTTTAACTCTCGTTCGAGCTCGTCGCAATCGATCCTGCCATAGGCATCGCTGGGGATCTCAATGGCATCTGCTTTGATGACCTCGCACATTCGTTTGTGAGTGTAGTGAGCCGAAGAAGAAAAGGCGATCGACTTGCTTGGATGGAGCGAACGCGACACCCAGAGAGCTTCAAGATTTGCGATGGTACCGCTGCTCGTGAGATGTCCAAGATGAGTTTTATATCCAAACATTTTTGCAAGGTCCGCAACAACCTCGATTTCCATTTTGGCCGTCGCCGGTCCCCCGTCGAGAGCGTGGTTGTTTGGATTGTTTCTCATCGCCATTTGATACGCTGCTGCGGCGATCGGATGAGGCGGCTTCAGCATTTGTCCGGCATAGCGAGGATGAAAGAAAGGGTAATTGTCCTTCATCCTTTCTGAAAATTCGCCGGCGACTTTCTCCAACGTTGCCGGATCAACCTGCAGAGTCTCATCCTGCGTAAATTCTTCCCATGCTGATTCCCACTTGTCTTCATAAGCTGATAAGCGGTCAGACAGAGTTGGATTTTTCATAGACTTTGTAAACACTATTTTTTTATTGGCAATATAGTCCGAGAAGAGTCGCTATGCAAGTCAGCAACTGAGATTGGAACTTGGGAAGTTTATTTCATCCATTACTTCAGATCAAGCCTTAATTTACCATTATTTAATAGGGGCATAACACTCTGATAACGGCAACTTCCTATTATGCGGCACGTAAAACGGAGCTGAGGGAGGTGCCTATGAAAATCGCCTATTTCAATGCCAACTTGAAAGTCGGACAGGACGGAGTGACCCGTTGCGTCTATAAAATGCTCGATGGAGCCTTAGCCCGCGACCATCAGGCAATCGGTATCACCGCAACGCTTCCTGTCGGTCAAACGCCCGTTCCGGTGTACGGCGTCCCTTCGGTCGTCCTGCCGCTCCAAAAAAATTATCGTATCGCGCTCCCCGGCTATCAGCCCTTTGCAAAGTACTTGCAGGATTTCCAGCCGGACATCATTCACATTAACAGCCCGTGTACGCTCGGCTTCGCCGCGGTGAAATATGCCAGGCATTTCGGCATTCCTGTCGTCGCAACCTATCATACGCATTTCCCGACATATCCGCGGTACTACAACCTTACGAGCCTTGAGGATCTGACGTGGCGCTTGCTCCGACGGTTATACAATACCGTCGACCGGACACTTGTGCCGACCACTCCGATCCTCGAAGAACTTCGCGACCACGGCGTTAAACGGCTCCAGTACCTGCCGAACGGAGTCGACACGGCGACTTTCAATCCGATGTACCGCTCAGACGAGTGGAGACGAAGATTTGGCGGCGGTGAAAAACCGATCGTCCTGTTTGTCAGCAGGCTCGTGTGGGAAAAAGACCTGCGCGTTCTTTCCGATACTTTTCGTGAACTTCAATCGAAGCGTTCTGATTTTGAATTGGTCATCGTCGGCGACGGCCATGCCCGCCAGGAATTGGAAACGATGATGCCGGGAGCTCATTTTCTGGGCTACCAATCGGGGAGAATCCTGTCAGAAAGTTTTGCTTCGGCCGATATGTTTGTCTTTCCGTCGACGACGGAGACCTTCGGCCTTGTCACACTGGAAGCGATGGCGTCCGGACTCGCTCCTGTTGCGGCAAAAGTCGGAGGTGCGGTAGAGATCATTCAGGAAGGGAGCTCGGGATTGTTTGCCGAGCCATTGAGCAGCTCCGACCTGACGAGAAAAGTCGAATGGCTTCTCGACAACCCCAATCACAGAAAGGTCATTGCAGACCATGCACTCGCTCGTGCACAAGAGTATCGGTGGGAACGAATTCTCGACCAGCTTTTTGAGAGTTACTCAGAGGTTATCGAGGAATTCCGTCTCCGACGTTTCCCGCGCGCAGCCTGAGTCACGCTTCACCGGCCAAACGATACACGACGAAGGTTCGTTGGCAACAACAAGCCCCGCCGGACCCTCATTTACCATCGCTCATATCTCCGACCCTCATCTCAGCAGACAGTTCTATCGGGAACACATCAAGTCTTTCAAAATTCTTCTGCGGACAATTCTTGACCAGGGGTGCGACCATCTGGTGATCACCGGAGACATCGTCAGCACCGGCGATCCAAACGATTACTATCTGGCCCGGACGATCCTCACGACATTTGGTTTGATGGACAGCAAGAAGCTCACGATCGTCCCCGGCAATCACGACGTCTTCGGCGGTCCGCATCGCGCAGTCGACGTCCTCAGTTTCCCGCGCCATATCCGTACGATCGATTACCGCCGACGCCTTGCACTTTTTGAGGAGGCGTTCGCGGAGACCTTCGTCGGAGTGAAAAAACTGAACGGCGACAACTTGTTTCCCTTCATCAAAGAGGTCGGGCCGTATTCGATCATCGGATTGAATTCTATTCTTCCCTGGTCATTATGGGATAATCCGCTCGGCTCAAATGGAATGCTGAGCGACGAGCAGGTGACGGCGTTGGCGCAATTGCCGCCAGACGATGCTTTTCGGGGTACGATGCCTCTCGTAGCAATTCATCATCATTTCAACGATCTGAACGATGCCTCGACAGACAGCAGTCTCTGGCGTAAGATCGAATCGAAAACGATGCGGATGAAACGGCGCCGCAAAACGCTCAAACTTTTTGCATCGCTCGGCGTGCAGGCGGTGCTCCACGGCCACGTCCATCGGAATGAATTGTATGAGCAGTATGGAGTGAAGCTGGCGAACGGCGCCGGTGCCGTTTGCGATGATCCTGTGAGCATGCTGAAGTATAATCGTCTGACGTTTGAAGGGGGAAAAACCCTCGTGGAGATCAACACGCTGCCGATCGCGTTTCAAACTCCATCGACGGCATTGTCCTTTCATCATTTTCGGTCCGCAGAGCCGCTTCCCAGCGCTGCCCATGTCTAAATTCTATGCTCCCCGTACATCTCAAATATCAGCTCGAGCTGCTGGAAAACCGCGCGAATAAGCTTGCAGAGGGGCGGACAAAGACCGCCCTCTTCGACCTCGATAACACCCTTCTTGTCGGCGATATCGGCGAAGCGGTATTTGTCCAGCTGCTGGCGGACGGGCATCCATTGAAATGCACGTGGGAAGAATATCAGTCGTTTCTCCGCCGCGATATCTCGGCGGCGTACCGCCTGGTTGTCGAATCGATGGCCGGATTGACGGTCCATGAAGTCGAAGAGGTCACGATGAAGGTTCTTAAAAGCCCCGGCTCGATCGTCAAATACGGAAAGGCGCAGATACCCGCTCCAAAGCCCCATCCCGGTATGAAAAAGCTCCTTGCGCAGCTTCGTAAGCTCAGATACACTATCTACGTTATTTCCGCCAGCAACCGTATTTCGGTGCGTGTCGCTGCCGAGGAATTTTTCGGGATTCCCCCCGAATGTTCATTTGGAATCGAGGCAAAAATTGTCGGCGGCCGCCTTTCAGCGACTCTCATCAAACCGTATCCGATCGGTGCTGGGAAGAAGGATGTCTATCATAAGCACATTGGCATGTCGGCGCCCCTTGTAACCGCGACCGACTCCATCAACGACATGGAAATGCTTTCGTTGACCGACCCGGCCGGCCTTTCACTGTGGGTGGGAAAAAATCGTTCTGAGTTCAAAGCGATGAAGGAACAGCTCGGACAGCCGCAGCGTTTCTGCTTTGTTCAACGCCCCCGAAATTATAGTTTGATGAAGAGGGTGCGGACTTTGGGGGAACAGCGCACCAGCGATGTCGTTTCATCGACGGTCTTTGCAGAAATGTGATCGGGGGAGGACGCCGCGACGTTCTTGACCGCGAACGGCAGATGGATCTCGATCGCCGCCGGCAGCGGGTCGCCGCCGAAATTCCCTTCAAAGTGGATCACAGCGCTCCCCTCATCGTTGAACAACAGCGAACAGGAAATGACGCCGAACGATGTCGGGACGTTTTTCATCCTGATATTCTTCCCTTTTTGGATCAGCCTGTTCGCGTTCCCCTTGAACAAAGAGATCACTCCGTTTTCTTCCTTCACCATGCAGCTTCGCAGGAAAAGCACTATTTCCGCCGCCGCCCATCCATGATGGCCATCCCCCATCACGCCCCCTCCGGTTCTCGGATGGATCGCTTCGGGGAGCGAATAGGGGGGGACGGCTTGTTTGAAAACAGTGTCGGCAACCTCCCATGCTTTCGCCACATCTCCTAAAATGAAAAAAGAGTGCGCAATCTGAAGGGTGAGGTAGGCGTTGTATCCGGAGTGGATGATCGGGTGAAAAAAGCCCTTGTCATCCACATACTCCGCCTCGAGTCTTCGCAAGGTATTCGTCAGGTGGTGCAGCCTGCCGTCGAATATTTCCAGAGGATACATGCTCGAGATCGAACCGACGGCGCTTTCGTCGAAGCTGCGGTCCGGCGTCGCCGGAATTATTTTTTCGCCGACGCGCCGCTCCACGTGCAGCAGCGACTGCATGATGCTCTCTTCAAATGCCCGAACTTCTTCGTCAAAGATCTGTTCATCCGATCTCATTCCCAGCGTCGCGGCTATTTTCACGAACGCTTTAAGCCCGCCGAGCGACCAGAAAGTATCCCAGTAATATTGATCGACGGTTCCAAGATGTTCCGCGCTGAGGCTTGCGGGTATCAATCCGTTTCCGGCCTGCTTCCGTTTTCGCACGATCCACTGTGCGGCTCGTTTAAGGTAAGGATACCAGTTCTTCAGCCAGAGATGCTGCCGGTTGAGGAGGAAGTGCTGGTGAACGGTCCAAAGCACTGCGCCGTTCGAGTCCCATTCGCCGTCGGGACCGCGGAAGAAACCGTCGGACGTCAGCCGTTCCGGAAATGCATCGATCACTTGCCGGGATCGTTTGTAAAAACCGAGAACGTCGAGAGCGCGGATCATCGGTGTCGCATCTCTGTACCAGAAATGGTGATAGAGAAACGGTCCCGGCGATATGAAATCGGCGTCGCTGAGTTCTACGAGCGCAAGCCTGCTCGCCTCGAACATCGCCTGAAGCTTTTTGTCCGCAAATTCAAACTGCGCTCCCGTAGAAAGCTCTTTTTCCCATTTCGTCTGCTGATCAGCTTTCCGCTTCTCGAACGAGACGCGCCAGGTCTGTTTTGTCCCCCGCCGACGGATCGCCACCTCATCTTCCAGCGCAGCGCTGTAATGGACCGATCGTTCCTCTCCGGGGGCAAGATCAAACGTGAATGCCGCAACCGCATGTGCCAGTCCGCGGTCGCAATGGGACGATGCCGTCGATCCCTCGGCAAGCATCGCTATCGTTCGCTGCTCGAGGTGACGGGCAAGGTCGCCGTTCTGCAGCGACGAGCAGAAAATTCTATCGGGCGTTTCAGCAAACACGATCCCGGCAGATTTATTGACATGGGCAATGCGGGGATGCTTGAATTCGATAGAAGAGATCAATGCAACTCCTTCCGGATTGAACGGACGGATCGCAATGCACAGCGCTCCCGATTTTCTTTTCCCGCTGCTGTTCGTCACCGAAGATTTCGCAAAGAGCACGTCGAAGCCATGGTTTGTGGGGGCGGCAAAATGTTCGAGCGTCAAACCGATGCCGTTCACGGAAAATCGAGTGGTGATGCACGGAAACATCGTCTCGGTCGTCTGCTCTCCGCCGCCGGTCCTGGAAGGGAAAAAGACCTTATCCTCTACCACCAGCCAAGTGTCGATCGACCATTCGCGGGGAAGTGGGGTGGCTAGACCTGTCGGGTCGACGATCGCTTCATGAAATCCATTCAGGGTGCCGACCATCGTCCAGTTGCGGTGGGTGATGTTGACCAAGAGGGGGTTTTGCGCCCTGGGGATATAGCTTTCGCTTTTCGGGTCCAGTTGTTTATGCACCCAGAAAGGGTAGAGCCAATCGCTCCTCATCTGCAACACGGCGAAATTCAGGAGTCCCCTGACGATCACCGGCGTGCTCAGCAAAAAGAGTTCTTTTGGAAAGCCTTTTCCTTCGACGTCGCTGAATTTTCCAGCTAGCTGAAATTGTTTGATGGAACTTTCCGGCAGCTGAAGCCGCCGGAGCGCCTGTTCCAATATATAAGAATTAAGATTCATCAGGTCGGACTAAGATATCGGGCGTTAATCGTGCATTTGAATATAGATTCAGTTTGGCCGTGATTCAAGCGAGGATTGAGGTAATTGAATGATTCTGAAAGATTTAACAATTCCTTAAAGTAAGTCTAATATCAAGCTAACTGTCCATTTGTATTTTTCAGGCGAGAAACAGGTTGTATTAGGGCATCTTACTTTGGGAGAAGCCATGATACTTCGAAAAAAACAAATAGAGGAGCCTTTTATGTTTTGGTTGGTCCGTGAGATTTTCGCAACGTCGGAGGGGATCGAAGAGGAATTGAAACCGATCAGTGACCGCGAATTTTATACATGGATGGGGGTGCTTTCCGCTGTAATGCTCATCTACGGCGCCGTCTTCCGCTTCTTTGCCGCATAAAAAACCTGCAGTCTATTAAACTTTATTCTCCTCCACCGTGTCCCATAAATACGCTGCGGTGCCTGCTTGTTATGGAGCGGCAGAACCGCGGTCAGTGATTTTTGAAATTTTTCCCGCGGAGTGTTTGTTCAGTTAAATACAGGAGCCGGTATCCCTTTGTAGTTAAGATGTGTCCGGATCGGAAGGAGTGGTTGGCTGAAGGGACGGACGAAAGCCAATCGTATGTAACGTACGGTTGGCTTTTTTATTACACCCGACCCGCAGGGTTATCGTCACATTGATTGCTGCCTTCTGGATTCCGTCTCATGTTTTCTCCCTTGATTATCTTTCCACCAACCCCTACTTTTCATGAATGGATGTCGGAAAGACTTTATACGCGCCGGACAGGAAGCGCTGGCGGTCATGGTTGTCGAAAAATCACAAGACCGCCCAAGATATTTGGCTGATCTATTTCAAAAAAGAGAGCGGAAAAAAGCGGATACCGTATAACGACGCTGTCGAAGAGGCGTTGTGTTACGGATGGATCGACAGCATTGTAAAACCGCGCGATGCTGAAAGCTGGGTGCAGCGGTTTACTCCGCGAAGAAAGGGAAGCCCCCTTTCCGAATTGAACAAAGAACGCGTTCGCCGGCTCATCAAAGCGAAAAAGATGACGCGTTACGGTTTGGAGAGCATCCGTCATCACATGGAAAGGAAGCTCTCGGGCAAAACAGCATTAAAAGAATTTACTCTTCCCAAAGACATTCTTCGCGTGCTTAAGTCCGACCCAGTTGTGTGGAGGAATTTCCAGGGATTTTCGGTGTCGTACAAGCGTATACGCATCGGCTGGATTGACGGAGTCAGGCGAAGGCCCGATGTATTTCAACAGCGCCTCCGTTATTTCATCAAGATGACCGCTCAGAATAAAAAATTTGGGATGGTCCGGTAGTAATTTTTTCTCCTCTGTACTGCCTGACGTCGCATGCAGCGGCGAGCGTTTGGGCGTTGGCTGAATGGGCAGCCGGGGAGTGTAATAGGAATTGCACCTGAGGATCCGATGAACAGACGATAGCAACAATGGTATTTCGTCCATCCGGATTGATGGGTTGAGGCCAGGTCTCGCGGCGAGAGCGTGGCCCTGTGATTTTGCTCACCTGGCGAAAAGGATCGGGATTAAACTCGGCTGCAAAAGAATGTGTCTATCAGTCAGCTTGTTCCAATAGCAGATCATCGTTCTTCTCACAGTAAGGGAACAGTCCATGAAAACATTTTTGAAAGCCGCAATTCTGGCGGGAGCGCTTGCCATCGCAG
The Bacteroidota bacterium genome window above contains:
- a CDS encoding YdeI/OmpD-associated family protein, which encodes MDVGKTLYAPDRKRWRSWLSKNHKTAQDIWLIYFKKESGKKRIPYNDAVEEALCYGWIDSIVKPRDAESWVQRFTPRRKGSPLSELNKERVRRLIKAKKMTRYGLESIRHHMERKLSGKTALKEFTLPKDILRVLKSDPVVWRNFQGFSVSYKRIRIGWIDGVRRRPDVFQQRLRYFIKMTAQNKKFGMVR
- a CDS encoding metallophosphoesterase, translating into MATTSPAGPSFTIAHISDPHLSRQFYREHIKSFKILLRTILDQGCDHLVITGDIVSTGDPNDYYLARTILTTFGLMDSKKLTIVPGNHDVFGGPHRAVDVLSFPRHIRTIDYRRRLALFEEAFAETFVGVKKLNGDNLFPFIKEVGPYSIIGLNSILPWSLWDNPLGSNGMLSDEQVTALAQLPPDDAFRGTMPLVAIHHHFNDLNDASTDSSLWRKIESKTMRMKRRRKTLKLFASLGVQAVLHGHVHRNELYEQYGVKLANGAGAVCDDPVSMLKYNRLTFEGGKTLVEINTLPIAFQTPSTALSFHHFRSAEPLPSAAHV
- the aroB gene encoding 3-dehydroquinate synthase, whose product is MTNPRVRTIRVPLGNRSYPIYIGPHVISSVGSLFKRHRMPKTAVIITDSRVAKLYLRQVERGLTSSGFSVRSVVIPPGEAQKSLQRADAIYSKLLRWKVERQSSVVALGGGVVGDLAGFVASTYQRGVQLVQMPTTLLAQVDSSVGGKVGINHPLGKNMVGSFYQPAFVAADISTLDTLPTREIVCGLGEVVKYGMIMDEKFFSYAVKNIDAALSKNEHVLEHLVAECCRMKAYVVSHDERERNLRAILNFGHTIGHALEHAGGYRLLKHGEAVLLGMVAETFAALQLGCITRSEAGKIESAILSIPLPQKARMKFSAPSLLATMRVDKKVSDGKIRLVLPEKVGKVTLPVAVGEKTILASLSYLSGFLTSLE
- a CDS encoding aminotransferase class I/II-fold pyridoxal phosphate-dependent enzyme; protein product: MKNPTLSDRLSAYEDKWESAWEEFTQDETLQVDPATLEKVAGEFSERMKDNYPFFHPRYAGQMLKPPHPIAAAAYQMAMRNNPNNHALDGGPATAKMEIEVVADLAKMFGYKTHLGHLTSSGTIANLEALWVSRSLHPSKSIAFSSSAHYTHKRMCEVIKADAIEIPSDAYGRIDCDELERELKTGKVGTVVATIGTTSLGALDPLDQIIPLCRRYHVRIHADAAYGGFFMLLARQKSPLVNAAPYLHLFECDSIVVDPHKHGLQPYGCGCILFSDPSVGRFYKHDSPYTYFTSDALHLGEISLECSRPGAAAAALWFTLRCIPLLPDSGLGAILTKTRKSALEFSRQIASSKRLNEFVKPELDIVTYFPNPESPAASRISQLSEKIFSDAMHHPSNPLYLALLHVSSGLAKKLHPHISADTQTMTVLRSALMKPEHLGFVPQLVKELEELTAKGME
- a CDS encoding haloacid dehalogenase-like hydrolase; its protein translation is MLPVHLKYQLELLENRANKLAEGRTKTALFDLDNTLLVGDIGEAVFVQLLADGHPLKCTWEEYQSFLRRDISAAYRLVVESMAGLTVHEVEEVTMKVLKSPGSIVKYGKAQIPAPKPHPGMKKLLAQLRKLRYTIYVISASNRISVRVAAEEFFGIPPECSFGIEAKIVGGRLSATLIKPYPIGAGKKDVYHKHIGMSAPLVTATDSINDMEMLSLTDPAGLSLWVGKNRSEFKAMKEQLGQPQRFCFVQRPRNYSLMKRVRTLGEQRTSDVVSSTVFAEM
- a CDS encoding glycosyltransferase family 1 protein; translated protein: MKIAYFNANLKVGQDGVTRCVYKMLDGALARDHQAIGITATLPVGQTPVPVYGVPSVVLPLQKNYRIALPGYQPFAKYLQDFQPDIIHINSPCTLGFAAVKYARHFGIPVVATYHTHFPTYPRYYNLTSLEDLTWRLLRRLYNTVDRTLVPTTPILEELRDHGVKRLQYLPNGVDTATFNPMYRSDEWRRRFGGGEKPIVLFVSRLVWEKDLRVLSDTFRELQSKRSDFELVIVGDGHARQELETMMPGAHFLGYQSGRILSESFASADMFVFPSTTETFGLVTLEAMASGLAPVAAKVGGAVEIIQEGSSGLFAEPLSSSDLTRKVEWLLDNPNHRKVIADHALARAQEYRWERILDQLFESYSEVIEEFRLRRFPRAA